From a single Lewinella sp. LCG006 genomic region:
- a CDS encoding FKBP-type peptidyl-prolyl cis-trans isomerase: MKRPTKAKLRARSADRIAFAKQVREEYLNGELDITLTPSGLGYIIHEHGEGIAPKVGQKVEVHYVGLLQKKASVFDESFGNIRGARFILGAGEVIKGWDEAIALLRWGDEATLFIPSELGYGAHGRGQGIPPHSDLIFYVEIASVG; the protein is encoded by the coding sequence GTGAAGAGACCAACCAAAGCCAAACTACGCGCCCGATCGGCCGACCGCATCGCTTTCGCGAAACAAGTCCGCGAGGAATACCTCAACGGTGAGCTTGATATTACCCTTACGCCTTCGGGCTTGGGTTACATCATACATGAACACGGTGAAGGGATTGCCCCCAAAGTGGGCCAAAAAGTGGAGGTTCACTACGTGGGCCTACTGCAAAAGAAAGCTTCCGTTTTTGACGAATCCTTTGGCAATATCCGGGGTGCCCGTTTTATCCTTGGCGCGGGGGAAGTCATCAAAGGTTGGGACGAAGCCATTGCCCTCCTCCGTTGGGGTGATGAAGCCACGCTGTTTATTCCTTCCGAATTAGGGTATGGTGCTCACGGGCGTGGGCAAGGCATTCCGCCCCATAGTGATCTTATCTTTTATGTGGAGATTGCTTCGGTGGGGTGA
- a CDS encoding DUF2892 domain-containing protein produces MKKNMGNIDRGIRVIVAIIIAALYFTGTLTGTLGIVLLVLAAVFVLTSFVSFCPLYTIFGLSTCPVDKTKG; encoded by the coding sequence ATGAAAAAGAACATGGGCAACATCGATCGCGGCATCCGGGTAATCGTCGCCATCATTATTGCAGCACTTTACTTTACGGGAACGCTCACAGGTACTTTAGGCATTGTCCTCCTGGTGCTTGCTGCGGTATTCGTACTGACCAGCTTTGTGAGTTTTTGCCCGTTATATACTATTTTTGGCCTTAGCACTTGTCCTGTTGATAAAACGAAGGGATAA
- a CDS encoding MarR family winged helix-turn-helix transcriptional regulator — MKYLEILVNLRKIIRSINLESKRIEKQFGVSIPQLMSLQYLSEQQANKATASQLKQHLKLNASTMSGIISRLEQKALIARLANPEDRRATFITLTSKGEELLQDPPTTLQEKLTARLSKLSPERIDSLNEHIDLLVQIMDAEELDASPIMTTNEIGKQNAI; from the coding sequence ATGAAATATTTAGAGATACTCGTCAATTTGAGAAAAATTATTCGTTCCATTAACCTGGAGAGTAAGCGTATTGAAAAGCAATTTGGCGTGAGTATTCCACAATTAATGAGCCTGCAATATTTGTCGGAACAACAAGCAAACAAAGCTACCGCGTCCCAGTTGAAACAGCACTTGAAATTGAATGCCAGTACCATGAGTGGGATTATCAGTAGGTTGGAACAAAAAGCATTGATCGCCCGATTGGCAAACCCTGAAGATCGCCGTGCTACGTTTATTACGCTCACAAGTAAAGGGGAGGAGTTACTTCAGGACCCTCCCACAACACTGCAAGAAAAATTGACGGCGCGTTTGAGTAAGCTATCCCCTGAGCGCATTGACAGTTTGAACGAGCATATCGATCTGTTGGTCCAGATCATGGATGCTGAAGAATTGGATGCTTCTCCTATCATGACGACAAATGAAATTGGTAAACAAAATGCCATTTAG
- a CDS encoding RNA polymerase sigma factor RpoD/SigA, with amino-acid sequence MRALTIERSITRRDEKSLEKYLTEIARHDVLTPDQEVALFENYQAGDPNALSKIVQHNLRFVVSVAKQYQNTGLYLGDLINEGNIGLIKAARRFDTTRGFKFISYAVWWIRQSIIQAINEKGRKIRIPLNHHALSTKIKKEHSQLLQENEREPSVAEIAYNTGFSEDKVRKSMEYSQKCRSIDSAIKDGEDTTLVTLLQDHNTPSPDHDLAVLESQQKQVEMLLSKLSPQEARIIAMFYGIDKNHPMSMDDIGEQFGISRERVRQIKNKVIRKLRIRARDLQPAM; translated from the coding sequence ATGCGAGCATTAACCATAGAACGTTCAATTACCAGACGCGACGAAAAATCACTTGAAAAATACCTTACGGAAATAGCCAGGCATGACGTATTGACGCCCGACCAAGAGGTGGCCCTTTTTGAAAACTATCAGGCTGGCGATCCCAACGCACTTTCTAAGATCGTACAACACAATCTCCGCTTTGTTGTATCCGTGGCCAAGCAATATCAAAATACGGGATTGTACCTCGGTGACCTGATTAACGAAGGAAACATAGGACTGATTAAGGCAGCCCGCCGATTCGATACTACCCGTGGCTTCAAATTTATCTCCTACGCCGTGTGGTGGATTCGCCAGTCGATCATTCAAGCCATTAATGAGAAGGGAAGAAAAATAAGAATTCCGCTCAATCATCATGCGCTTTCTACCAAAATCAAGAAAGAGCATTCTCAGCTTTTACAGGAAAACGAGCGCGAACCTAGTGTAGCTGAAATTGCCTACAATACTGGTTTTTCGGAAGACAAGGTGCGTAAAAGCATGGAGTATTCTCAAAAATGCCGCTCTATTGATTCAGCCATCAAAGATGGGGAAGATACGACCCTGGTGACCTTGCTCCAGGATCACAATACCCCCAGCCCTGACCATGATTTGGCCGTTTTAGAATCGCAACAAAAGCAGGTAGAAATGCTGTTGTCTAAACTGAGTCCGCAGGAAGCGAGGATTATCGCCATGTTTTATGGTATAGATAAAAACCACCCTATGTCAATGGATGACATTGGTGAGCAGTTTGGCATCTCCCGCGAGCGGGTGCGGCAAATCAAGAACAAAGTGATCCGTAAGCTGCGTATCAGAGCACGGGATTTACAACCAGCTATGTAA
- a CDS encoding formate--tetrahydrofolate ligase gives MTDLDIARQVTLKPITEIAKKMGIGVDDIEQYGKYKAKLPLNKIDKERGKASKLILVSAISPTPAGEGKTTMSIGLSEGLNRLGKKTTVVLREPSLGPVFGIKGGATGGGFSQVLPMEDINLHFTGDFSAIEKAHNLLSAIIDNNIQSKTNTLGLDARTISWKRVIDMNDRALRHIIVGLGGTGSGIPRETGFDITAASEIMAILCLSEDLMDLKRRLGNIFVGYTLDKQPVYARDLKAEGAMTALLKDAIKPNLVQTIEGNPAIIHGGPFANIAQGTNSVIATRMGMSFSDYTVTEAGFGFDLGAEKFFDIKCQSAGLSPRAVVLTTTIRALKYHGGAKLDALTTPDLEALAKGIPNLEKHLENIKQFNVQPVIAINRFTTDTDEEIALVQKVAKDLGVAVAVAEVWAKGGEGALDLAAKVIEIAEAATTDFTPMYAWESSVESKIETIATKIYGAEHVDYSAQAKRDLRTISNLGLDHLAVCIAKTQKSLSDNPKLLGRPKDFIITVRQIEIAAGAGFLIPITGDIMRMPGLPAHPSSERIDIDGEGNISGLF, from the coding sequence ATGACAGATCTGGACATCGCTCGCCAGGTAACCCTCAAGCCAATTACAGAGATCGCCAAAAAAATGGGCATTGGCGTAGACGACATTGAGCAATACGGAAAGTACAAAGCCAAACTCCCACTAAACAAAATTGATAAAGAACGCGGCAAAGCCAGCAAGCTGATCCTCGTTTCCGCCATTTCACCCACGCCCGCCGGAGAGGGCAAAACGACCATGTCCATCGGTCTTTCAGAGGGACTGAACCGTTTGGGAAAAAAGACGACCGTAGTCCTACGAGAACCTTCCCTTGGGCCAGTCTTTGGCATCAAAGGAGGCGCAACGGGCGGCGGCTTCTCGCAGGTGCTCCCCATGGAGGACATCAATTTGCACTTTACGGGCGACTTCTCCGCTATCGAAAAAGCACACAACTTACTGTCGGCCATTATTGACAACAACATCCAGAGTAAGACCAATACGCTGGGGCTGGATGCCCGCACGATTTCCTGGAAGCGGGTGATCGATATGAATGACCGGGCGTTGAGACACATCATCGTTGGGCTGGGAGGAACCGGTTCAGGGATACCCCGAGAAACGGGCTTTGACATTACTGCTGCTTCCGAAATCATGGCGATTCTGTGCCTGTCGGAGGACCTGATGGACCTGAAAAGAAGATTGGGAAATATCTTCGTCGGCTACACCCTCGACAAGCAACCCGTTTACGCCCGCGACCTCAAGGCAGAAGGAGCCATGACGGCACTACTCAAAGACGCTATCAAACCCAATCTGGTACAAACCATCGAAGGCAACCCGGCCATCATTCACGGCGGGCCTTTTGCCAATATCGCGCAGGGCACCAATTCTGTTATCGCTACCCGCATGGGCATGTCCTTCTCCGACTATACGGTCACCGAAGCCGGTTTTGGCTTTGACCTCGGTGCCGAAAAATTCTTCGATATCAAGTGTCAAAGTGCTGGCCTTTCTCCCAGGGCGGTTGTACTGACCACTACCATTAGAGCACTTAAGTACCACGGCGGTGCCAAGTTGGATGCGCTCACGACCCCTGATCTGGAAGCCCTGGCCAAAGGCATCCCCAACTTGGAGAAACACCTCGAAAACATCAAGCAGTTCAATGTCCAACCCGTCATCGCCATCAATCGGTTTACGACGGATACCGATGAAGAAATAGCCTTGGTACAAAAGGTAGCCAAAGACTTGGGCGTTGCCGTTGCCGTCGCCGAAGTATGGGCCAAAGGCGGAGAAGGCGCACTGGATTTAGCCGCCAAAGTCATCGAAATCGCCGAAGCAGCCACCACGGATTTTACACCCATGTACGCCTGGGAATCTTCGGTGGAATCCAAAATCGAAACCATCGCCACCAAAATCTACGGTGCCGAACACGTCGATTACAGCGCCCAAGCCAAACGCGATTTGCGCACCATCAGCAACCTGGGGCTGGATCACCTAGCGGTTTGTATTGCCAAAACGCAGAAATCCCTCTCGGACAATCCAAAGCTCCTGGGCCGCCCCAAAGATTTTATCATCACGGTCCGCCAAATAGAAATCGCTGCCGGCGCCGGCTTCCTCATCCCCATCACGGGAGATATCATGCGCATGCCCGGCCTTCCTGCACACCCTTCCTCCGAGCGTATTGATATTGATGGGGAGGGGAATATTAGTGGGTTGTTTTGA